TTTTCATATTCTGGGCAGGGTACCTTGAGAACGTTTTCAATGACGTCTATACCACAGAGCTCACAAAGGTTCTTGATGACGTTCTCGTGGCATTGGGAATGATGATAATTCTCATAACTTCCCTCCGAATGAAGACCGAAATCCGTGCTATAAAACCCAGGGTCATTACCGAAGGATAGTCCATCCTAAAGCCCGGCGCCTATGTAACAAGCAGGGCATCACTTCCCGAGATACTCTCCCTCCTTCAGGGCAAACGCCTGCTGGCCATCACGAGGCACCCACGACAATACGAAAGGCACGGGATTCCATACATCTGGGTCAGCAACGCCCCGTCAGAGACCGCAATAAGACCCACGGAACTGGCCCCTCTCCTCCACAAGGTTCTCTCCAGTGCGGGAGAAGACACGTTTATACTTCTCGACGGGGTTGAATACCTGATACCTAACAACGGTTTTGAACCCGTTATGAAGTTTCTCCTGAACCTAAAGGACAACCTGATAGCCAGAAACGCAGGGATTATTATTTCAATTGACCCAAAGGCCCTCGATGAAAAGTACGTGAATATGCTGATGAGGGAGTTCAAAAGATTGCCCGGGGAGAGACCGTAAAATTTATAAATGCGCCAACGCCCTTATATCTGGCGACGCGGGGGTTGCCGAGCCTGGTCAAAGGCGCGGGATTGAGGGTCCCGTCCCGTAGGGGTTCCGGGGTTCAAATCCCCGCCCCCGCACCAGAAAATTTTCTTGCAAAAAGTTTCTTTGGTGAAGCTTTTTCCAAAAGCTTCAACGTAAGGTTTATTAGGAGCCTTCCCCCCGGATGTCCGGAGTTATGCAAAGGTTTATAAAACGTCTCCGGAAACACTTTCCAGTCGTGAAAATTGCCTAACTCTGGGGTGATGCTCATGGGAAGAACTGTCAAGGTCGGTTCCGCTGGAAGGTTCGGTCCGAGGTACGGTCTCAAGATAAGGAGAAGGGTCGCGGCTGTTGAGGCCAAGATGAAGCAGAAGCACGTCTGTCCTGTCTGCGGAAGGAAGGCCGTCAGGAGGATAAGCACTGGAATATGGCAGTGCCAGAAGTGCGGTGCAACGTTCGCCGGTGGAGCTTACCTGCCGACCACTCCGGCTGGAAAGGTCGCGAAGCGCGTCGTCGCTTCCAAGGCCTGATTCTTTCTATTTGGGGTGATTTTCATGGTTAGGGCGATTTACCGCTGTGCAAAATGCGGTAGAGAGGTCGAACTCGACCTCGCGACAACCAGAGA
The sequence above is a segment of the Thermococcus sp. genome. Coding sequences within it:
- a CDS encoding DUF835 domain-containing protein — translated: MLSLLQGKRLLAITRHPRQYERHGIPYIWVSNAPSETAIRPTELAPLLHKVLSSAGEDTFILLDGVEYLIPNNGFEPVMKFLLNLKDNLIARNAGIIISIDPKALDEKYVNMLMREFKRLPGERP
- a CDS encoding 50S ribosomal protein L37ae, which codes for MGRTVKVGSAGRFGPRYGLKIRRRVAAVEAKMKQKHVCPVCGRKAVRRISTGIWQCQKCGATFAGGAYLPTTPAGKVAKRVVASKA